One Pyrus communis chromosome 4, drPyrComm1.1, whole genome shotgun sequence genomic region harbors:
- the LOC137731697 gene encoding uncharacterized protein: protein MEAFGGGSRKFYSPTVSDLKAVGKKSLEWDLNDWQWDGDLFTASPLNAAPSDCRSRQLFPLGPPETPSTAGLSNTSSSGSDDICPGNEKGKRELEKRRRDSIVENEELNNEVGCLNLKLGEQAYPIMEGDVQTGKKTKIVGTTLNRAVCQVEDCKADLSDAKDYHRRHKVCDMHSKATKALVGNVLQRFCQQCSRFHVLQEFDEGRRSCRRRLAGHNRRRRKTNPDAVVNEGSWNDERGSSYLLISLLRILSNIHSNSSDQTKDQDLLSHLLKSLANLSGTVDGRNMSALLTASQGLLNGGTSTQTAQKVLDTVSNGCEPSKPSVSASKMNDYVNREDPSRPMQQCSTVPASDFRRISSVDADHGGLQVVSGVNATKPFPSIDRVPSTSVAPEATTGRIQLNGIDLNNTYDDSQDYLASLGKSQSPVNSGTVPHGFPLWMRQDLQKSSPPQTSGTSYSTSSSSSGEVQSRTDRIVFKLFGKDPNDLPIVLRSQILDWLSHSPTDIESYIRPGCVILTVYLRLEKSTWEELCRNLGSILKRLLHAANDPFWTTGWVYTRVQHFVAFTYNGHVVLDTPLLLKNNKNCRISCIKPIAVSLSQRTEIAVKGFNLSCATTRLLCALEGKYLVQETCYALVDGADTTIENDQLQCLRFSCSIPNVTGRGFIEVEDHGLSSSFFPFIVAEQEVCSEICMLEGAIEGAETADDILAEPEKLEAKNQAMDFINELGWLLHRGHTKFRLGHMDPNLDLFPFRRFRLLLEFSMDHDWCAVVKKLLGILLEGTVDAGEHPSIELALLDMSLLHRAVRRKCRPMVELLLSFVLDKELGKTGSDDGQQVGGDGDKFLFKPDAVGLMGLTPLHVAASTDGCENILDALTDDPGKVGIKAWGNARDSTGLTPNDYACQRSCSTYIQIVQRKISKKLESRHLVLDIPGVILDSSSKKKQLDGHKSSKVSSLETDRIDMKSMQAHCKLCEMKLAYGNTRSLVYRPAMLSMVAIAAVCVCAALLFKSSPSEFGGKGGVMVPDLTGVGKRSMEWDLNGWKWDGDLFTASPLNSTPSDGRSRQFFPVRPETLFDAGLSNSSSGSDNIGPGNEKGTRELEKRRRDVFVENGELNDEAASLNLKLGGQTYPVMEEEVQTGKKTRLVGTTSNRAVCQVEDCKADLSSAKDYHRRHKVCDMHSKATKALVGNVMQRFCQQCSRFHALQEFDEGKRSCRRRLAGHNRRRRKTNPDTAVNGGSLNNESGSSYLLISLLRILSNMHSSSSDQTKDQDVVSNLLRSLANVAGMADGRNVSKLLQGSQGLFNSGTSVQTARKVLDMDDGVNPEDPLRPKGHCSILPASRDSSESKSVTPEPTSRRFQLNDIDLNSTYDDSQDFVENLGNTHVPASPGTASPGFPSWMQRDSHKSSPPQTSGNSDLTSTQSPSSSSGEAQSRTDRIVFKLFGKDPSELPFALRSQILDWLSHSPTNIESYIRPGCIILTIYLRLEKSTWEEFCCHLGSSLKTLLDAADDPFWRTGWVYTRVQHFVAFTYNGEVVLDTPLPLKTDKSCRISCIKPIAISLSERAEFVVKGLNLSRSTTRLLCALEGKYLVQETCYDLMDDADSSVEDDEQQCLRFSCSIPNITGRGFIEVEDHGLSSSFFPFIVAEQEVCSEICMLEDVIEAAETDDDIQSGPEKVEAKNQALDFIHELGWLLHRSRVKFRLGQLDPNLDLFPFGRFRLLMEFSIDHDWCAVVKKLLGILFDGTVDAGKHPSVESALLDMGLLHRAVRRNGRHMVEFLLRFVPGLTGSEQNKQVDKDGNSFLFKPDVFGPMGLTPLHIAASTDGCEQVLDALTDDPGKVGIKAWKNARDSTGLTPYDYACLRSHYSYVQIVQRKISKTLESGHVVLDIPGLTLDRNGKQKQSDADKSSRVASLETEKNEIKAILRHCRLCEQKPAHSTTRSLVYRPAMLSMVVVAAVCVCVALLFKSTPEVLFVFEPFRWEHLKFGSS, encoded by the exons ATGGAGGCTTTCGGAGGCGGATCTCGGAAGTTCTATAGTCCGACGGTGTCGGATTTGAAGGCGGTTGGGAAAAAGAGTTTGGAATGGGATTTAAATGATTGGCAATGGGATGGTGATCTTTTTACTGCTAGTCCTTTGAACGCTGCACCATCTGATTGTAGGAGTAGGCAGTTGTTTCCGCTTGGGCCGCCGGAAACTCCCTCCACTGCTGGTTTGTCCAACACTTCTTCTTCTGGTTCGGATGACATCTGTCCGGGGAATGAGAAAGGTAAGAGAGAGCTGGAGAAAAGAAGAAGGGATAGTATTGTAGAAAATGAAGAGTTAAACAATGAAGTTGGGTGTCTTAATCTCAAGCTTGGCGAGCAAGCTTACCCAATCATGGAAGGAGACGTACAAACTGGGAAGAAGACGAAGATAGTTGGGACTACTTTAAACCGGGCAGTTTGTCAGGTGGAGGACTGTAAGGCTGATCTTAGCGATGCCAAGGATTACCACCGACGACATAAGGTCTGTGATATGCATTCTAAGGCAACTAAAGCGCTGGTGGGAAATGTTTTGCAGCGGTTCTGTCAGCAGTGTAGCAG GTTTCATGTTCTTCAAGAGTTTGATGAAGGAAGGAGAAGTTGTCGTAGGCGTTTGGCTGGCCACAAtaggaggagaagaaaaacaaatccTGATGCTGTAGTTAATGAAGGCtcatggaatgatgaaagaggAAGCAGTTATCTATTGATTAGTTTGCTGAGAATACTCTCCAACATCCACT CTAATAGTTCAGATCAAACAAAGGATCAGGATTTGCTTTCTCATCTTTTGAAAAGTCTAGCCAATCTTTCGGGTACAGTTGATGGAAGGAACATGTCTGCATTGCTTACGGCATCTCAAGGTTTACTAAATGGTGGGACATCAACTCAGACTGCACAAAAGGTCCTAGATACAGTTTCCAATGGCTGTGAACCAAGTAAGCCTTCTGTTTCAGCCTCTAAGATGAATGACTATGTTAATCGTGAGGACCCTTCAAGACCTATGCAACAGTGTTCTACAGTACCTGCATCAGATTTCAGGAGAATATCTTCAGTTGATGCCGATCATGGAGGTCTGCAAGTTGTTTCGGGTGTAAATGCCACCAAGCCATTTCCCTCAATAGACAGAGTTCCATCCACATCAGTTGCACCAGAAGCTACAACAGGGAGGATCCAGTTAAATGGCATTGATTTAAATAATACATATGACGATTCCCAGGACTATTTGGCCAGCCTAGGGAAATCTCAATCCCCTGTAAATTCAGGGACAGTGCCTCATGGTTTTCCCTTATGGATGCGGCAGGATTTGCAAAAGTCTAGCCCACCTCAGACAAGTGGGACTTCTTACTCAACTTCATCAAGTTCTAGTGGAGAGGTTCAG AGTCGCACGGATCGTATTGTTTTTAAACTCTTTGGAAAAGATCCAAATGATCTTCCAATTGTTCTACGATCACAG ATTCTCGACTGGTTGTCCCACAGTCCCACAGACATTGAAAGTTACATAAGGCCGGGATGTGTCATTTTGACAGTTTACCTCCGTCTAGAAAAATCCACGTGGGAGGAG CTGTGCCGTAATCTGGGATCCATTTTGAAACGACTTTTACATGCTGCCAATGATCCTTTCTGGACAACAGGATGGGTATATACTAGGGTGCAACATTTTGTAGCATTTACGTACAATg GTCACGTTGTCTTAGACACACCCTTACTtctgaaaaacaataaaaactgcAGGATATCATGCATCAAACCAATTGCTGTTTCTTTATCACAAAGAACTGAGATTGCAGTAAAGGGGTTTAACCTTTCTTGTGCCACCACAAG GTTGCTCTGTGCTCTGGAAGGGAAGTATCTAGTCCAAGAAACTTGTTATGCCTTGGTGGATGGTGCTGATACAACCATTGAAAATGATCAGCTACAGTGCCTCAGATTCTCCTGCTCTATACCAAATGTTACTGGCCGAGGATTCATTGAG GTTGAAGATCATGGTCTCAGCAGCAGCTTCTTTCCATTTATAGTTGCCGAGCAGGAAGTATGTTCAGAGATTTGTATGCTGGAGGGTGCGATTGAGGGGGCTGAGACTGCCGATGACATCCTAGCAGAACCTGAAAAATTGGAAGCCAAGAACCAAGCGATGGACTTTATAAATGAATTGGGTTGGCTCCTTCATAGAGGTCACACTAAATTTAGACTCGGTCACATGGATCCCAACCTAGATCTATTTCCTTTTAGACGGTTCAGGCTGCTTTTGGAGTTCTCCATGGACCATGATTGGTGTGCTGTAGTGAAGAAACTCTTAGGCATTCTGCTTGAGGGTACCGTTGACGCTGGAGAACATCCTTCTATTGAGCTTGCATTGTTGGATATGAGCCTCCTTCACAGAGCTGTGCGAAGAAAGTGCAGGCCTATGGTGGAACTCTTGTTAAGTTTTGTCCTAGATAAAGAGTTAGGCAAAACAGGATCGGACGATGGGCAACAGGTTGGTGGGGACGGCGATAAATTCTTATTTAAGCCTGATGCAGTTGGGCTGATGGGATTGACTCCACTTCATGTTGCTGCCAGTACTGATGGATGTGAGAACATATTGGATGCCTTAACTGATGATCCTGGAAAG GTGGGAATTAAAGCTTGGGGAAATGCTCGAGACAGTACAGGATTGACACCAAATGATTATGCATGTCAACGAAGCTGCTCCACCTACATCCAAATTGTCCAGAGGAAAATCAGCAAGAAACTTGAAAGCAGGCACTTGGTGCTTGATATCCCTGGCGTTATCTTAGACAGCAGCAGCAAGAAGAAACAATTAGACGGGCATAAGTCTTCAAAAGTCTCCAGCTTGGAGACCGACAGGATTGATATGAAATCAATGCAGGCACATTGCAAGCTATGTGAAATGAAACTAGCATATGGCAACACTAGGTCGCTTGTGTACAGGCCGGCAATGCTGTCAATGGTAGCCATTGCTGCTGTCTGTGTTTGCGCGGCCTTGCTATTCAAAAGCTCACCT TCTGAATTCGGAGGAAAGGGTGGTGTGATGGTGCCGGATTTGACGGGAGTCGGGAAAAGGAGTATGGAATGGGATTTGAATGGTTGGAAATGGGATGGTGATCTTTTTACTGCTAGTCCATTGAATTCTACACCATCTGATGGTAGGAGTAGGCAGTTTTTTCCGGTCAGGCCAGAAACTCTGTTTGATGCTGGTTTGTCCAACAGTTCTTCTGGTTCGGATAATATCGGTCCGGGGAATGAGAAAGGTACAAGAGAATTGGAGAAACGGAGAAGGGATGTTTTTGTGGAAAACGGAGAGTTGAATGATGAAGCTGCATCTCTTAATCTTAAGCTCGGTGGGCAAACTTACCCCGTTATGGAAGAAGAAGTACAAACTGGGAAGAAAACAAGGTTAGTTGGGACTACTTCAAACCGCGCAGTTTGTCAGGTGGAGGACTGTAAGGCTGATCTTAGCAGTGCCAAGGATTACCACCGGCGGCATAAGGTCTGTGATATGCATTCAAAGGCAACTAAAGCACTGGTTGGAAATGTTATGCAGCGATTCTGTCAACAGTGTAGCAG GTTTCATGCTCTTCAAGAGTTTGATGAAGGGAAGAGAAGTTGCCGTAGGCGTTTGGCTGGCCATAAtaggaggagaagaaaaacaaatccTGATACTGCAGTTAATGGAGGCTCTTTAAATAATGAAAGTGGAAGCAGTTATCTATTGATTAGCTTGCTGAGAATACTCTCGAATATGCACT CTAGTAGTTCTGATCAAACAAAGGACCAGGATGTCGTATCTAATTTGTTGAGGAGCTTAGCCAATGTTGCTGGTATGGCTGATGGAAGAAACGTATCTAAATTGCTGCAGGGATCTCAAGGTTTATTTAACAGTGGGACATCTGTCCAGACTGCACGAAAGGTGCTAGATATGGATGATGGTGTTAATCCTGAGGACCCATTAAGGCCTAAAGGACATTGTTCAATATTACCAGCATCAAGAGACAGTTCGGAATCCAAATCAGTTACACCCGAACCTACAAGCAGAAGGTTCCAGTTGAATGACATTGATTTAAATAGTACATATGATGATTCACAGGACTTTGTAGAGAACCTAGGGAATACTCATGTTCCTGCAAGTCCAGGCACTGCATCTCCTGGTTTTCCTTCATGGATGCAGCGCGATTCTCACAAGTCAAGCCCACCTCAGACAAGCGGAAATTCAGACTTAACTTCTACTCAGTCACCATCAAGTTCTAGTGGAGAGGCTCAG AGTCGCACAGACCGAATTGTTTTTAAACTATTTGGAAAAGACCCAAGTGAACTTCCGTTTGCTCTGCGATCACAG ATCCTCGACTGGCTATCCCACAGTCCTACGAACATTGAAAGCTACATAAGGCCGGGCTGTATCATTTTGACAATTTACCTTCGTCTTGAAAAATCCACGTGGGAGGAG TTCTGTTGTCATCTGGGATCCAGTTTGAAAACACTTCTAGATGCTGCGGATGATCCTTTTTGGAGAACAGGATGGGTGTATACAAGGGTGCAACATTTTGTAGCATTTACATACAATG GTGAAGTTGTGTTAGACACACCCTTGCCTCTTAAAACGGATAAAAGTTGCAGGATATCATGCATCAAACCAATTGCGATCTCCTTATCTGAGAGAGCTGAATTTGTAGTAAAAGGCCTTAACCTTTCTCGTTCCACCACAAG GTTACTCTGTGCTCTAGAAGGGAAGTATCTGGTGCAAGAAACTTGTTATGACTTGATGGATGATGCGGATAGCTCTGTTGAGGATGATGAGCAGCAATGCCTCAGATTCTCCTGCTCTATACCAAATATTACTGGGCGAGGATTCATTGAG GTTGAAGATCATGGTCTCAGTAGTAGCTTCTTTCCATTTATAGTTGCAGAGCAGGAAGTATGCTCCGAGATTTGTATGCTGGAAGATGTGATTGAGGCGGCTGAGACTGATGATGACATCCAGTCTGGACCTGAAAAAGTGGAAGCCAAGAACCAAGCCTTGGACTTTATACATGAATTGGGTTGGCTCCTCCATAGAAGTCGCGTTAAGTTTAGACTGGGTCAATTGGATCCCAATCTGGATCTATTTCCCTTTGGACGGTTCAGGTTGCTCATGGAGTTCTCCATTGACCATGATTGGTGTGCTGTAGTGAAAAAACTCTTGGGCATTCTGTTTGATGGTACTGTCGATGCTGGAAAACATCCTTCTGTTGAGTCTGCATTACTGGATATGGGTCTCCTCCACAGAGCTGTTCGAAGAAATGGCAGACATATGGTGGAATTTTTATTAAGATTTGTCCCAGGTTTGACAGGATCTGAGCAGAACAAACAAGTTGACAAGGACGGCAACAGTTTCTTGTTTAAACCTGATGTTTTTGGGCCCATGGGGTTGACTCCTCTTCATATTGCCGCCAGTACTGATGGCTGTGAGCAAGTATTGGATGCCTTAACGGATGATCCTGGAAAG GTGGGAATTAAAGCATGGAAAAACGCTCGAGACAGCACAGGATTGACACCATACGATTATGCATGCCTTCGAAGCCACTACTCCTATGTCCAAATTGTCCAGCGGAAAATCAGCAAGACACTAGAAAGCGGGCATGTGGTGCTTGACATCCCTGGCCTCACATTAGACAGAAACGGAAAGCAGAAGCAGTCCGATGCAGATAAATCATCAAGAGTAGCCAGCTTGGAAACTGAAAAGAACGAAATAAAAGCAATCTTGCGACACTGCAGGTTATGTGAACAGAAACCAGCTCACAGCACCACACGGTCACTTGTGTACAGGCCGGCAATGCTGTCAATGGTGGTTGTTGCTGCTGTCTGCGTTTGTGTGGCCTTGCTCTTTAAAAGCACGCCGGAAGTTCTTTTTGTGTTCGAGCCGTTCCGGTGGGAACACTTGAAGTTTGGTTCAAGTTAA
- the LOC137732624 gene encoding uncharacterized protein has translation MKSPTTLKKIQSLTERVATLNRFLSWSTNRCKPFFKAIKRAQREKWDEECEKAFQDLKKYLTSPPLLSKPETAEDLYIYLAVSEVAVSFALIREELGTTDASQRVMKWALELGQYGLVFRPRTMIKAQALVDFIAEFALSLGDATKQPSNTPEAVEHALAMLASPSEDFWHLHVDSTSNYKGLGAGVVLVLDGSILEQVITLGLKTSNNKAEYEALLAGLRMAKDLAVKKLAIHFDSQLITSQVTGEYTATSNDGAIPRESTPAA, from the exons ATGAAGTCTCCAACTACCTTGAAGAAGATCCAAAGCTTGACCGAACGAGTAGCTACCCTCAACCGCTTCCTCTCATGGTCCACCAATCGATGCAAACCTTTTTTCAAAGCTATCAAGAGGGCACAACGAGAAAAATGGGACGAAGAGTGCGAAAAAGCTTTCCAAGACTTGAAGAAGTATCTCACGTCACCTCCCTTACTATCTAAACCAGAAACAGCGGAGGATTTATACATTTATCTGGCAGTTTCCGAAGTAGCAGTGAGCTTTgccctcatacgagaagagctaGGAACTACcg ACGCTTCCCAACGAGTGATGAAATGGGCATTAGAACTTGGCCAATATGGTTTAGTTTTCCGACCTCGCACAATGATAAAGGCCCAAGCCTTAGTGGACTTCATAGCAGAATTCGCACTTAGCCTAGGCGATGCAACAAAGCAGCCTAGCAATACTCCAGAAGCAGTCGAACATGCCTTAGCCATGCTTGCATCCCCAAGCGAAGATTTTTGGCATTTGCATGTTGACAGCacatccaactacaaaggctTGGGGGCAGGCGTGGTCCTTGTTTTAGACGGCTCAATACTTGAGCAGGTGATCACTCTAGGCCTCAAAACATCCAACAACAAAGCAGAATATGAGGCTCTACTAGCAGGCCTCCGAATGGCGAAAGACTTGGCGGTGAAGAAGCTCGCAATTCATTTTGATTCCCAACTAATCACCAGCCAGGTTACTGGGGAATACACAGCAACATCCAATGATGGCGCAATACCTAGAGAAAGTACGCCAGCAGCTTGA